A stretch of DNA from Mugil cephalus isolate CIBA_MC_2020 chromosome 12, CIBA_Mcephalus_1.1, whole genome shotgun sequence:
gaactcttgcagtgcccgcaaggtccccctgctcaagaaggcacatgtacaggcccgccttaagtttgccagtgaacatctaaatgactcagagaaggcttgggagaaagtgctgtggtctgacaaaaccaaagttgagctatttggcattaactcggcccgccatgtttggaggatgaaaaaacgtgagtatgacccaaagaacaccatacccacggttaagcatggaggtggaaacatcatgttttggggctgtttttcagcaaagggtacagggcaacttcaccgcattatggggccaatgaatgcagccatgtactgtaacatcttggacaaaaaccttctttcctcagcaagaacactgaagatgcctcgtgggtgggttttccaacatgacaatgacccaaaacatactgccaggacaacaaaggagtggctcaagaagaagcatattaaggtcatggagtggcctagtcagtctccagaccttaacccgatcgaaaacctgtggagggagctgaagctccgagtttccaagaggcagccaagaaacttgaaggatttagagactgtctgtaaagatgaatgggccaaaatccctcctgcgctgtgtgcaaacctggtgaccaactacaagaaacgtctcatcgctgtgcttgccaacaaaggtttctctacaaagtactgacttgtgttgtgcttggggatcaaatacttatttcccttaataaaatacataacaatttataacttttagattgtgtgttttttatgcattttcaactgatattctgtctatacccataaccagtaaacaaccataaaaaccagagtctgatcatttctatggaagtgggcaaacttacaaattcagcaggggatcaaatacttatttcccccactgtatatatatatatatataaaacagagGCTACGTGTTGTGCAGTAAAAGAACACAACAGGCTGTTATTGGTTGTCCTGATCGTGCTGAACGATTGTGgtcacagtttaaaacaaattgTATGTTGTTCCCATGTGATGTATCCTAATGACCTAACTCCAGCTTGACAACTCACAATACATGTATTTACTTTTTCATGTTAACAGAAAGGACTGCATATTTTATTCTGTAGAACCAGCACAGTCTGCTGTATAGATGTATACACATTCTGCACTGCATGGAGCATATAGAAGGGAATTAGGCACTTGTTTACCTGTACCTATTTACATGAACACATACGAGGTCACACATGACATGTTACACATTCCTCCCAATCAGCTAAAAAAGTTAAAGGCAGTAATACAACAAATGTAGCAATGCACTAGAAAAGGTAAAGACCAAGGAGACAGAAAACGCATGTaagttaaaaatgtctgaaaatgaaaagaaagacatGGACTTTGGTGAGAAGTACTGAATGCAACATAACCACACAACATTTGATTATGATCAAATTGGCCTCAACCTAAAATAACTAGACACAAGTTAACTGGCTTGTCAGGCCTATGGTAGTGTTACACTGTATGTGGTATCACATCAACAACTACTGTCCCAGGATATTTTAGTTCATAACCCTGTAactctgcaaacaaacaagagaacAGCGTAGCTAATGTTCCAGTTCTAGTACTGAAGTTTGTCGTTGAGGTCAGCCTCACTGAAATGTTCAGTCGTCTCTCATCATCCCTTTGAGGGTTGAGTGCATATAACAATAAAGAAGCCCTACGTCCTTACTAACGCCAGCCTGTGAAACATCGCAGCCCTGTTTAGTGAAACTTTCTGTAATTGCTAAAGTTATTTCAAAGCTGTggatgtgcttttttttcagaattacCGGTTTAATTTGAAGATGATTATatctcacagtgacacagatcCTTTTCAATTAAATGTCTGAAGTCTCGCTCCAGCTCCTTAAGGCGCTGCCACTGAGTTTAACATCGTCAGCTACAAACATCCAGTTGTTGAGTGATGATAAAATCTTCCTCTTTACGTTTCAGCTGCTATATTTTACAGTGCAGTAACGTCCCTCATGTAGAGAAGCCagtgcagaataaaaacaaggatAAATTAAAACAGCACTTGCCTGATCTTTTCTTTGGTCTGATTGTTTTTCATGGCCACTGCTCGTTTGTCCACCACAGGTATTTTTTGTCTTGGCTTGCATTCAGCAGCAGGGTATTCCCTGAGACACCCCGGGGTTTCCGAGCCATCACTACACGCCTCACTACGGATATTCTATTTGAAGACATCAGCTATTTGGATGTAAAAGCTTCAGCCTGTTATATAATGTAACTCTGCAGACGTACAGGTAAAAGATTCTCACTCAAACGCAAAGAAATACTGAAGGCACTTCGGTCCATTATGTAACAAACAAGTCTCAGCAGTTCCTCTGAGAGAATCTGTTTCTGAAAAGCACAGAGAATAAAGCATCCGCAGGTGGAAACGACTGTCGAATGGATATCATCCACTCTGAgggagccccccccccacctgtCCACACAATAGCCAGCGACAGCGTGAGTATCTTCTCCTGTTGTGCATCCACCCCCCCAGTACACACCGATAGGTGGAAAAAGCAGTGGGAGTGATCCAGCCCTCTTGAGATCAGTGTTCTACAGCACTgcttgacatttttaattttccccttcctccccaTATGTCTCTGTCTTATTCTGCTGCTGGTGTAATGAGCCGACGTGCTGTCGCGAGGAATCGCTGCAACAACTACAGAGACCACCTCACTCCTCTGCATTGCTGGTACACTATTCGCTCTCACAGCGAATGAGCTTCAGGCTGCTCACACAAGACGAACTCACTGCTCTGCTaataaaacacaagcacacgACTGTAAATACTACACTTTGGATGGCTCAgagaaacagctgctgcacgTAGAatcctactgtgcacaggataAAATAACTGTGACTAAATTCAGAAATAAACCcacgtttaaaaaaagacttacAGTGCATATATTAAGTTACATACATAAGCATTGATATAAAGGATCTAATGGTTGCAGCtacaaatgcaaatgaaatgtaGGAACCCTGTTCATGAAGGCATAAACCTgcacatagatagatagatagatagatagatagatagatagatagatagatagattaacATCACATCGTGATGACTAGAAGTTGCAGCCACAGCTGGGTGACTATGGCACAGTAGGTGGAGTGACTGAGTAACTGAGGGTTAGTGGatcatgtgtgtgaatgagcaTGTTCTTGTAAAAACACTTTGAGCAGCAGTGAGTTGAAATGCATTGTGTGAAAATAGGAGCATTCACCAGCgtgttattagtttttttttttttacaggctaTGTACTGGATGAAGGGAGAGACATTCACCTACCAAAACATTGGGtagaaaagtgaaaagaaatcCATTCTAATACAAAGTCCTGCAGTAACTCCCCCTTCGTGACCGTTCTCATTTTACTGTTCAGTTTACTGTGGGTTGAAACGAGGGGCGGGGGGGTCCAACTGGATGATGAGGCGTcgttaaactggactgaatcaAACACTAAAAGGATTTCTGTTAGTTAACGCAGCCCACTGACTAAAGTGGGAtcatcaaaataatagaaacatgtcaaCATCATACGAATCAATAGCACAACAAAGCACAGACTAAAATCTGTTGAGAACACATCATACTCCAGGTAAAGGTCTGTGGGCCCATCAAATCCTCTGGGCTTCATGCAGTGACGGACAGAACAGTAACACAGTGGAACTGATTATTGTTGTCTCAACAAAGCGACTCTGGTTAGTTGGATGATTATCCAGCTGCATGATGCATCTGTATCTGCTGCAGCCTAATGAcagctctcagttatttgaagcAAACGTTACTATAACCACCATGAAGACAAGATTCAGTGCAGGGCTGTTAGATTTACTTTATCACTAGTGTCcgtattttcttattttttttttcataatttaaatttagtttctaattctgtgttttatctttTCTCATGTCTGCGCACAGCACAGTTTGTAAATAAAGATCGACTGATTGATACAtaatgaactggccagtgagtgtatgtcCCAGTCTGTGAAGTTTTTTGGCTTCTTTTAGGGACTTTggtttgaagatgttttaattttatgccGCTCTCTTCTTCtgaaaatgccacaaaaaaacTATGACACAGATGAAACGTCACTGCATACCTGGCATCTGTAATTTTGtatataaaatgaatgaagtaaaGGCCAAATTAGACTCCTGCGCTATCAGTGGTCAAATCAACACttatcaaacaaataaatacgaGCTTAGACAAAAGAAAACTCTCAATAAAATCTGTGTTCTGCTCAACGTGGACTGAAGGCCAGAGAGAAGACGCAGGTTTTCAACAGTGATAAGATGGCAACTGGTTCCAGACAGGATTAATAATGAAACTCTGACTGTTTCAGCCATGTTCACTCATTGCTATACTCTTCTCTATTTTTATATGAGCCGTGTTTATTATGTTCTACATACAGTGAGATTTGAAGATTTTAGCTATAAAGACATGCACATACCTCCTTCTTCGTTTATTTCGATTCCGTgtccattaaaaacaaatcactcaATCTACTTTTTGAAGCCACAGGGCGATAAAGGGGATTTCCACCGTGTGACTGTGGCTCCACCTGTTCACTCACATTCAGGGTCCGATGTGAAGCCAACACGGTGAGGAAACTATCCAGACACGCTGGACACGGGGCCCAGTCACACTGCGTGGTGACATCTAAGGTTCCCACATTTAGGCCCTGCCAAGGCCTAAGACCGGCTCTATATGTTTATTCATGAAATCCCTTTCCTGCTGTTACTGTgtctttgtgcttgttttggACCGTTTGCTTCAGTCTCACAGTGCTTCGCTTTACTTCCTGAAACACGGTTCAAAATGAGAGTTCTGTATTTGTTGGATGTGTCAATAGACAAATGTTTGCCAACTCAAAAGGAAATAACCTCGACGTTCAGGCACAGATGCCTCCAAATGTgccaaaaagaaatatttaaggCAAGTTGAATCATATATAAGGATCAGGATGACAGAGAATTAGCACCTGCTCAACACACTGTGCTTTAACAGCTTAAACATTAACGTTTCACTAAAATGCTGTGATGAAGCTGTGCACCAccttccacaaacacacaatgggTCCAACTAGCTGTCGCCTGTGGTGAAGATGTTTTTGTCAGGAGAAGGGAGAGATGAGATTAAAGCtaaaagaaagataaatgttGGGATTCTGTTCATTGGGCTGAAGCACATACAGATGAAtgctatttgtgtttgtgtattcagattcagatttggATTCTAATCGGGGCCTTTACCTGATcactggaggaagaggaggggagggggggtcacacAGGGCTGGGCTAAAATTAGCTGTGATGTCTTCCTGTGTAACAGGAGAAATGTTGGCCTGCTAACATCACAAAAATCTAAGGCCTGGCACATTCCACTGTATAAATAACTAGGGAGAGTTGGTGGACAAGCGGGGCGGGACAGGGAGACATTTTcaaagatggagagggagggaaagagtcCAGGCTGTTGGACTGAGTGATGGAACAGCTGTGGAAAGCAGGAGAGAGCTGAACCAAACTGAAGGTTAAAATGGAGCGTCGGAAGAAGACTACCTACATGAAACAGCATGTACAGGACATGTGCAACCTCTGAAAGTTGAAGAGTTtaagtgaaactgaaacaattAAGTTTCACTTAAAGAACGTCAATAACAAAACGAATTATCTGAAGGCAAGTAGCTTTGCAAAATATGGTCCGAAAACCCCAGAGGAAGTCTGAAGCTGagaaaaaaatcccttttaacaggaagaaaccttaaaCACAACCAAAGAGAGAGGAACCAGATGAACAtccatctgtcatagatacaaacatctgaCTAGAATCTGATGACGATGCAAATACAACATATAGCTGATGAGGTTACAGGACAGTACATCTCCATACTTGTGTCCTGCAACCTGCCAATGATGCCTCTTATATTCAATACCAGACTGACTGATGTGCGGCTATTTACATGAAACCACTTCTTTCGTAATGTGATTAGTGTGGACATGATTAAACCGTGTAAAACAAGTGTGGTGAAATAGCACTTCTCTTCCTGCGTATTTCTAAACATGGTGGCTGCCCTGATGGATACATGCAATACAAGGTGTCGACACAGTGGCAGAGCCCTTAAAAATGAAAGCACCTGTTTAGACAGATCGATAGATCATCACATTTGCACACATCTTAACCTTTTATTACCTAGTTTTCATCCGGCCCTTGCACAAAGAATCCTGTTGCATGACATCCTAAGAAATACGTGCGCAAGCAGACAAATGATTATGTGAAACCGACTGAACTGAAACCAGCATGGATCCGTCTTGACATCTTTGTACAAGCAAATGCACGCCATATTTATTCTATTTGCAGGAAAAAGCAACACTACACTTCCCACTACACGCTCCTGCTGAGACTTGCAGAACAAAGACCAAGTGCTGGAGCTGATACATGAAGGCCACACATGAGGCGATGCTGATGTCATTTTTCAAAGCAGCTGGGGTGGTGAGAGCACTCAGGTGAGCTGAATTTAGACCAGAGCTGGGGATGGTAGTAAAAAAAGAGGTTTTGTAGATCCGAATGCTGTGACGTCCTTCTGCGCATCCTTGGTTAGACACTGAGGCACCTCAACACACTCAGGAACTAACATCTGTCAAAAGCACTCGTTTCCAAAATGTGTGGTGGACATTTAAAGATTCCACCATGTGCTAATTTTACCACATGCgacaaacaacatcctgttgtaaCTGAATAGAATATTTAGATAAAAACAATATGTGTAAAACAAATCTGCCATTTGATGTGGATTTTATACAGAAATACATCGTGTTTGTGTACTGCACACATCGTATGTACATGTAAATATATgctttaataaaatgtattttaacttGTACTCTGTTTTACCTTTATTTGGTGCATCATctgataaataaagtaaaatgaagaaaagtaAAATGATTCAGCCTGATGAAGTACTTACAGTAAGTTATAGTTCAAGTATTATTTGTATAATCATCATTTCATACTGGAGCTAAAGGAGCTGGAGGTTGGACCTATCACTTATCTGGGGGTTGGGCCTTTTGGATGACGAGGCCATTTTCACTGAGCGTTGTGATGTTGTGATGATGATACATTCATCACATCATGCAGACAATGACGGTTTCTGACAGTCTAATCCTGTGACGCACTTATATTGGATTATTATAGTGGAAGTATCTTGAAGTCTGTAGTAGTTCTGCACTTAATTGGATACTACTTATTTTAAAAGTGTGATGGTTTTTAAATACCTGAAAGAGACAATCTCATTCTTGCAGGTAAAACTTGAAATGCACTTTTGACATTACCTTCACCCAGATCCAAGACAGCCAGCACAGCGCTGCTCCGAGCTTCTCCCAGGTGATTATTGGCAATGCAGGTGTAGAGTCCAGCATCATTGGGTTTGCAGTCCCTTATCCAGAGCCCTCCGTACTCTTGGTTCTCCATGTTGACCAGGTCCTCGTTGTGGTACCAGTAGAGCGAAGGCTGGGGGTCTCCAGCCACCGTCACCTTGAGGCGGATGTCACAACCCGTCCCCACGGCGGCGTTCCTCATTTTGCGTACGAAAACGGGTGGAGACGGGGTGGGATAACCGGCTCCCCGAAGTTCTGGGACAACTCGCTCCGGGCTCGCTTTGGACCGTTTTGGGGGGATGACGGGACTCGGTGGTGCCACTGCTTCATCGGCCCCTTTTTTCAAGGTCATTTGCACCTCACTTTTTCTCATGGTTCAACTATTTGCTTAGCTCCTCCGGTGACTTCTGTAACTCCTGTAACTGTCTACCTGGACTGTATTTGAATGACACTAGGTGGGCCCTCGTGTAGTGTTCTCAAACTAAATCCAGTCAGGGCCTTCGAGTCTAAGAACAGGgtttacatatatttttgaACACGACCTAATCTGCAAGTTtcttttaataaagaaaaatgaacatatTAGAAACATATCTGCGATGCTAATTCGCCTCTGCTTGTTGTTCTCTGACCTCAGCTGTTGCtcgaagaagaaacagaaattgTCGATCGCCGTGTAATTAGGCAGATAGAGATAGCTTCCACTCTCCTGCCCAGAGGTATTTTTAGGGCAAGACCCAACGGATCATGTTGCATTACCAGCTCCCTTGACTTGTCTCTTGGAAGTGACGGCCCTGCTTCTCCCCCTCCTTTTCCTGATGTTCTCTgacttttcagtcttttttaacCTTTCCCCACGAGTGTGCAACGTCTCCGCAAAACATAGTGTGCAAGTCTTCCGAGATCTGTTGAGTGTAATCATCAAGTCCTGCCCGACAAGCTGCACAGTTCACCCCTCACTCCATGTCCCATGAGTTAAACCACCCTATTCTTGATCTCCCCCTACCTCTGCCCGTCAGTCTGAAGGGGGAAATGACAGCCACAGCCGAGCAAGTCTCACAGTGACAGCTGCATGGCCATGCGCCTGCCCACTCATTGCTAAGCTCCCGCCCCCGTGTCATTTTTAGCCAAGTTAAGGTCAGTAGAACATGTGAGATGGTGCACCACTTGTAGCATAAAGGAGGGGGGTGGTTGGTATAGAAGGGCCAACGTCATCGCAGAGACGTGTTAGCAACCAAGAGGCAGTAAGTGACAGTCGTGTCGCATCAAGCAGAGCCGAGCTCACAAGCAAAAATGACAACGGCATTGACATTTGGACTATCGTGATCTTATGAATGCTCATGTTCTTGAAAAGCACAAACATCTAGTAATCTGGTACTGAgaattacaccgatcagccacaacaagaACATGTAAGACTCTGAAAATGAGACAGGCAAGATTTGTCTAGATCAAGGATATTAAACAGTAATGAATGTCTAACATTTTAACCAAATCATTGACCGTCTCTGTAGCAGTGTAGCTGATGTTCACATCCTGTTCCTGCCGTCCATGGGGCTCGTGAATGTCTTGCCTGTTTACCTGCTTTTCTAGTTTTTACATAATGAAACCCATTTTTCTGTTAACCCCCAGAGAGACCCAgtgtcctcgtatggggacgtTACTTTTTAGGCCTGTTGCAGCTTATTGTGCTTCATTTAAGGAGACACTGTTGTCggccatgtactggtagtgaagggtcaatatgcttgtttatttattcttattaacttttgtagtttgaCATCACATGAAAATTTGACAAATTCAcaaatactcgtttgaggatgttgggattgtttccagttctgcttttgcattaaaataaactgttttatattctgGTTCACactggtgacttaaattgttatatacagtgaaataatccctgtgttaACATaatctttttcaaaaacaaagatgatgcttattttttatacttctgtgtcctgctaatcccaaatacaCAAAGATCTTAACGTTTAGATGCATTCCAGACGAATGCctgtgtctcaggaggttaaatatcaaataaaagaTGATGATTACGCCCACAGTGTTAATGTCGaagcagtttttatttcatagttccttgtgtttttgttgtgtattgtgGGTTTTTACTATAGTCTATAGCACTTTCagagttttaatgaaaagtgGTTTATGAAAAAGTTATTATTGTCATGTGGATGATGTCGTCATGTCTTACTAAACAAAAGAATttacttctgcttttttttctcgaagcaaactgaaagaagaagagaaacgtaAAAGACTCTGGAGGCGTCTTCTATCAGCGGTTCAATGACAAACAAGACAGCAggctgtttttgatttttatttaattatttcgaatacagataaaaaacaatacatgaataagtatgaaaaaaatatttagtcaaatatacacaaagtcttataaaatctaaaatcttaTAAACATTTATATGGATTTATTACTGTACATAATATATGAAACACATTCCACCATTTAACACTAAACATTAAACAGAGCCTCAATGTGAGTCCTGGTCtgcatagacatatatatatttttggtgaAATATATTTACACTTGAAACTTAATTTTGACACACGTGACTCACATGTCCTGGTTGGTTTGGTGTCATCGCTATTAACTGGTGTATCCGGcaaatgcagtttatttttggGACACAGACTTCtggtattttaaaaaagaaaccaggCAACAATTCCCCATTTTTTGAGCCACTGTGATCTGACTTCGTGTATCTTAAGatttagaagaagaagcacagtTCACAAAGaagcaaatacataaatacagtaaTTCTTTAGGCTCAGCCACTGATATATAAACTCATCCGGCAAGTCATAGTAACATACATGCAAGCAGCATTTCCGTGGTGTACACCGACTGCATCGAAACCAAAGTTAAATAAGTCAAGGGAGAAAAGTACAACAGCATACTTACAACTCTGGTTGTGTTTACGACTCATGTGTAGAGAACCATCAAAACTAACTTAGTTGCCCTTCAGTTGATAGAGCAGAACTCTGATGAGATGGATTTATCAGAACTGCTGAAATGTCTTTTGGCATCCTCACATGAACGTGGACGTGATTTCTGATGACATCGAGGACCTGCTGCTTCTCGACACCGACGCTCTCTCCAGCATGCCCACCTTCCTCatcatctgcagcagcttccTTCTGAATTTCTCACCCACAAAAGCATACAGCACCGGGTTTACACAGCTGTGAAGCAGGCCCAGACTTTGGGTGGCAAACATGGCTTTATCCACCGCTATCCTCGCTGGGCACTGGTAGGGCACGATCTTTGCCCTGAAGAAGGTGTCTGCCATCACTGCGATGTGGTACGGAGTCCAACACAGCAGGAAGGCCACCACCACGCACACGATCACTCTCATGGCTCGCTGTCGCTGAAATCCCCCACGGATGTGAAGGAGGCGCTCGATAGTTGTTCCATAACAGAACAGCATGATGCCCAAAGGGATAATGAAACCCAACACGTGCCGAAAAACTCTGGTGGCCAGTCGCCACTCGTCGGCAGAGCTGGGATCATATTGTTGAGCACACATTACGTGAGTGGAgtttgaagaagaaaaggaagaactgaagaaccCTGGCAGAGACAGAAGTGCTCCAACAGCCCAGACGCCGCCGCAAACTCCCCAACTGACCCGCTGGCGGTCAGCCCTCCGGGCCTCCGTAGCTCGTACGATCACCATGTAACGGTCCACACTGATGCAAGTCAGGAAGAGAATGCTGGAGTAGAAGCTTAGTTCTTGGAGGATCGTGACGATTTTGCACATGGCATCTCCAAACACCCAGCCCAGCAAAACAGAGGTGGCTGAGAATGGCAGGGTGACGGCCACCAGGAGGTCTGCAACTGCCAGGTGGAGGAGGTAGAGGTCAGAGGGACGCAGCGACTGGCTGTTTGAGCCAATCACCAGCCCCACGATCAGATTTCCAGGAATGGCCAACAGAAAGATGAGGACGTAAAACACAGTGACGGCAATCGCCACAGGGTCTGGGACGGACAGAGCGGCACATGGCTGCGTTGCAAGGTCTATGGTAAACTCGGTGTAGT
This window harbors:
- the LOC125018060 gene encoding C-X-C chemokine receptor type 1-like, translated to MTDPNQSLLLIDDFGLIYDELNITYNYNYTEFTIDLATQPCAALSVPDPVAIAVTVFYVLIFLLAIPGNLIVGLVIGSNSQSLRPSDLYLLHLAVADLLVAVTLPFSATSVLLGWVFGDAMCKIVTILQELSFYSSILFLTCISVDRYMVIVRATEARRADRQRVSWGVCGGVWAVGALLSLPGFFSSSFSSSNSTHVMCAQQYDPSSADEWRLATRVFRHVLGFIIPLGIMLFCYGTTIERLLHIRGGFQRQRAMRVIVCVVVAFLLCWTPYHIAVMADTFFRAKIVPYQCPARIAVDKAMFATQSLGLLHSCVNPVLYAFVGEKFRRKLLQMMRKVGMLERASVSRSSRSSMSSEITSTFM